The following coding sequences are from one Pigmentibacter sp. JX0631 window:
- a CDS encoding ABC-F family ATP-binding cassette domain-containing protein encodes MSTAPYLSIHNISTSYGATKLFENLSFTIHPGERWGIVGPNGAGKSTLFRLLEGKQAPDSGTISFRNNLKVSILTQKYEFDAEKTVFEILKDSLPIEYDLDAQQEIILHKIQEHTDLLTTNSDLGNDVKWNDTLIKLHDELSKFSGAGTENILNSALKAGKLNEISQSKFKNLSGGQQKRVQILTALLKNPQLILLDEPTNHLDVQTVDWLEELLLEVVEQGSNLFGFKNNQENSERIAFAIISHDRALLDTLVNKILEIEGGTATQYEGNYEDYSQVKIENTLTAEKTKAKMANLMRRELAWLRTGAKARTTKQKSRIDRAHALDKALNQKEQKSIQSKKTTDLNFAATMTDEQRNSEDNIVAVVKSLGDQELVNLKNVSILHPNGKQNHYIFKNLNLIIKPKMRIAILGPNGCGKSTLMNIIANQLHPSQGDIKYHELVNITYFDQQRQKLDTTQTVKSTLSPEGDYVHFGGKFIHIMSYLDKFLFYKFDANRKVTELSGGEQARLLLAKLMLEQGNLLILDEPTNDLDIPTLQILERNLMDYQGGVLFTSHDRYFVQKVATNILTFLGNNETTENTTGQWLLLPDLDQALNEMEKFLEPTGKKELNKIEDNQEKKQEVAKKRKLSFKEQKELENIENRISELEEKISALNKKLEELYSKGTNHKESDLVSKEILAMQNELDNCYTKWDSLSV; translated from the coding sequence ATGTCCACAGCTCCCTACTTATCAATTCACAACATTTCAACAAGTTATGGAGCAACCAAACTGTTTGAAAACTTATCTTTTACAATACATCCAGGGGAAAGATGGGGAATTGTGGGGCCAAATGGAGCTGGGAAGTCTACTTTATTCAGACTACTAGAAGGAAAACAAGCTCCAGATTCTGGAACAATATCCTTTCGTAATAATTTAAAAGTATCAATTTTAACTCAGAAATATGAATTTGATGCTGAAAAAACAGTCTTTGAAATTCTTAAAGATTCATTGCCAATTGAGTATGATTTAGATGCTCAGCAAGAAATTATTCTTCATAAAATTCAAGAACATACAGATTTACTCACCACAAATTCTGATCTAGGAAATGACGTAAAATGGAACGACACTCTCATAAAGCTACATGATGAGTTATCCAAATTTTCAGGAGCAGGAACAGAAAATATCTTAAATAGTGCTTTAAAAGCAGGGAAATTAAACGAAATATCGCAGTCTAAATTTAAAAATTTATCTGGTGGGCAACAAAAAAGAGTTCAAATTTTAACAGCATTACTTAAAAATCCACAACTGATTTTATTAGATGAACCAACAAACCATCTTGATGTTCAAACGGTTGATTGGCTTGAAGAACTTCTATTAGAAGTGGTTGAACAAGGATCTAATTTGTTTGGCTTTAAAAATAATCAAGAAAATTCAGAAAGAATTGCCTTTGCAATTATTTCGCACGATCGGGCTTTACTTGATACTTTGGTAAATAAAATTCTTGAAATAGAGGGCGGTACTGCAACTCAATATGAAGGAAATTATGAAGATTATAGCCAAGTAAAAATTGAAAATACTCTTACCGCTGAAAAAACAAAAGCAAAAATGGCAAACTTAATGCGTAGAGAACTTGCTTGGCTTAGAACTGGAGCAAAAGCGAGAACAACGAAACAAAAATCTAGGATTGATAGAGCCCATGCATTAGATAAAGCTTTAAATCAAAAAGAACAAAAATCAATTCAAAGTAAAAAAACCACAGATTTAAATTTTGCAGCAACGATGACTGATGAACAAAGAAACTCAGAAGATAATATTGTTGCGGTCGTTAAAAGTTTAGGTGATCAAGAACTTGTAAATTTAAAAAATGTTTCCATATTGCATCCAAATGGAAAACAAAATCATTATATTTTTAAAAATTTAAATCTAATTATCAAACCAAAAATGAGAATTGCAATTTTAGGTCCAAATGGTTGTGGAAAATCAACATTAATGAATATTATTGCTAATCAACTTCATCCTAGCCAGGGTGATATCAAATATCATGAATTAGTTAATATCACTTATTTCGATCAACAAAGACAGAAATTAGATACAACACAGACCGTTAAATCTACTCTTTCACCCGAAGGGGACTATGTCCACTTCGGTGGAAAATTTATTCATATCATGAGTTATTTGGATAAATTTTTATTTTATAAATTTGATGCAAACAGAAAAGTAACAGAATTGTCTGGTGGCGAGCAAGCTAGATTATTACTTGCTAAACTTATGCTAGAACAAGGTAATTTACTCATACTTGATGAACCTACCAATGATTTAGATATTCCAACCTTACAAATTCTTGAAAGAAACTTAATGGACTATCAAGGTGGAGTCTTATTTACTAGCCATGATCGTTATTTTGTGCAAAAAGTTGCGACAAATATTTTGACCTTTTTAGGAAATAACGAAACAACTGAAAATACTACTGGCCAATGGCTATTATTACCGGACTTAGACCAAGCTTTAAATGAAATGGAAAAATTTTTAGAACCAACTGGAAAAAAAGAACTTAACAAAATTGAAGATAACCAAGAAAAAAAACAAGAAGTAGCCAAAAAAAGAAAACTTTCATTTAAAGAACAAAAAGAATTAGAAAATATAGAAAATAGAATTTCTGAGCTAGAAGAAAAAATTTCTGCATTAAATAAAAAACTAGAAGAGCTTTATAGTAAAGGAACAAATCATAAAGAAAGTGATCTAGTTTCAAAGGAAATTCTTGCAATGCAAAATGAACTAGATAATTGTTATACTAAATGGGATTCATTAAGTGTTTGA
- a CDS encoding MazG nucleotide pyrophosphohydrolase domain-containing protein — translation MKRLNEPNVIGLKAIQHEFNHYQNHAFCERPANFFSLELCGEAGELANLEKKIWRDPSNQTPFETIPDEAADVFIALMNYCNSRNINLEEAVKLKLQKIEEKRLKGLMGKTK, via the coding sequence TTGAAGCGTTTAAATGAACCAAATGTTATTGGATTAAAAGCTATCCAACATGAATTTAACCATTATCAAAATCATGCTTTTTGCGAACGACCTGCAAATTTTTTTAGCCTTGAATTGTGTGGAGAAGCTGGAGAACTTGCAAATTTAGAAAAAAAAATTTGGCGAGATCCATCAAATCAAACGCCATTTGAAACCATTCCTGATGAAGCAGCCGATGTATTTATTGCGTTAATGAATTATTGTAATTCAAGAAATATAAATTTAGAGGAAGCTGTGAAATTGAAGCTGCAGAAAATTGAAGAAAAAAGATTAAAAGGTTTAATGGGAAAGACTAAATAA
- the tnpB gene encoding IS66 family insertion sequence element accessory protein TnpB (TnpB, as the term is used for proteins encoded by IS66 family insertion elements, is considered an accessory protein, since TnpC, encoded by a neighboring gene, is a DDE family transposase.), with the protein MINFNRRTKIYVNKSPTDMRESYDGLFNRAKNVLRKDPFSGHLFLFINKKRSSCKCLYYDGTGLVIISKRLEKGLFSRINPRYKKEIILTQAEFSLFFEGTDLNKRFVESPAEIRKYITKSNT; encoded by the coding sequence ATGATTAATTTTAATAGAAGAACAAAGATATATGTAAATAAGAGTCCCACGGATATGCGAGAATCGTATGATGGGTTATTTAATCGCGCAAAAAATGTTCTTCGTAAGGATCCTTTTTCGGGACATTTATTTTTATTTATAAATAAGAAAAGGTCTTCTTGTAAGTGCCTTTATTATGATGGTACTGGACTCGTAATCATATCCAAAAGGCTAGAAAAAGGTTTATTTTCAAGAATAAATCCGAGGTATAAAAAAGAAATTATTCTTACTCAAGCTGAATTTAGTTTATTTTTTGAAGGAACAGATCTAAACAAAAGATTTGTTGAAAGTCCTGCAGAAATTAGAAAATACATAACCAAATCAAACACTTGA
- a CDS encoding pyruvate kinase — MNKKSKAKLIWTVTNKGCEKLGIENIAATITQYRLDAVRMSYSSSALPNILKLREEISRQLASEDVSQSDGYVPFLLSFIGRRALLSVPNAQLEVVDGTSIDITFLVDFNYCASLRPSTTATKNVEVIVSSEDQLVNIKVGTKISISYGAVELKVVSIPSALTSGCTIRCVVENGGLLLSGVDVHSTDMSRDLFPLLPEDEKTLRSGFSGLADYVIIDGLKSEEELLSIKTGILGENVKVSERHPSIPISKNVHELEAVLPPRFLLKVDSKRSLELLPKLLKLVDGVFLSRSELGIDEHPHNLPIIQKELITRCNKLSKTVIVASELMHSMFVNANPTRAEVSDMANAAADGADALVLSHEVTEGPNSSLVAEVSQETLINSEAWFEKKWHPFEMDEIPSDDDAVTYGAIRIAQQANVRAIVCFTEGGYTAMKLSSMRTPTEIIAITCNKKIMRQMNLLRSVSAVVLESRSKVERILNEIKEILVNNYAFKKGDKFVFVSLTASSVSERNSNLFTVQEID, encoded by the coding sequence ATGAATAAAAAATCGAAGGCAAAATTGATATGGACTGTAACAAATAAAGGTTGCGAAAAACTTGGGATAGAAAATATTGCCGCAACCATTACTCAATATCGTTTAGATGCTGTCCGTATGTCCTATTCTTCAAGTGCTTTACCTAATATTTTAAAGTTAAGAGAAGAAATTTCTCGTCAATTAGCAAGCGAAGATGTTTCTCAAAGTGATGGCTATGTCCCCTTTTTATTAAGTTTTATAGGGCGTCGAGCTTTATTATCAGTTCCTAATGCGCAATTAGAAGTGGTCGATGGAACTTCTATCGATATTACCTTTTTAGTTGATTTTAATTACTGTGCTTCTCTAAGGCCATCAACAACTGCGACAAAAAATGTAGAAGTAATTGTCTCAAGTGAAGATCAGTTAGTTAATATTAAAGTAGGTACTAAAATTAGTATTTCCTATGGTGCTGTGGAATTAAAAGTGGTTTCTATACCATCTGCATTAACTTCTGGTTGTACTATCCGTTGTGTCGTTGAAAATGGAGGACTTCTTTTATCAGGAGTTGATGTTCATTCTACAGATATGTCTAGAGATTTATTTCCTTTATTGCCTGAAGATGAAAAAACATTGCGCTCAGGATTTTCAGGATTAGCAGATTACGTTATTATTGACGGTTTAAAATCAGAAGAAGAATTATTATCTATTAAAACAGGTATTCTTGGAGAAAATGTCAAAGTATCTGAAAGACATCCGAGTATTCCAATTTCTAAAAACGTTCATGAATTGGAAGCGGTACTGCCTCCTCGGTTTCTATTAAAAGTTGATTCTAAGCGATCATTAGAATTGCTGCCGAAACTTTTAAAACTGGTTGATGGTGTATTTTTAAGCAGATCTGAGCTTGGTATTGATGAACATCCACACAATTTACCAATCATTCAAAAAGAACTCATCACACGTTGTAATAAACTTTCAAAAACTGTTATTGTGGCCTCTGAACTTATGCACTCCATGTTTGTTAATGCAAATCCAACACGGGCAGAAGTATCTGATATGGCCAATGCTGCTGCTGATGGTGCCGATGCTTTAGTATTATCACATGAAGTTACTGAGGGACCTAATTCATCGCTTGTTGCAGAAGTTTCTCAAGAAACTTTAATCAATAGTGAAGCTTGGTTTGAAAAGAAATGGCATCCTTTTGAAATGGATGAAATACCTTCAGATGATGATGCTGTGACTTATGGCGCAATTCGTATTGCTCAACAGGCAAATGTAAGAGCTATAGTTTGTTTTACGGAAGGAGGTTATACGGCTATGAAATTATCATCAATGCGTACACCTACTGAAATTATTGCTATTACATGTAACAAGAAAATTATGCGTCAAATGAATTTATTGCGATCTGTTTCTGCAGTTGTTTTAGAATCAAGAAGCAAAGTAGAAAGAATATTAAACGAAATAAAAGAAATATTAGTAAATAATTATGCGTTTAAAAAAGGTGATAAGTTTGTATTTGTTTCTTTAACCGCCTCGAGTGTTTCTGAAAGAAATTCAAATTTATTTACAGTGCAGGAAATTGATTAA
- a CDS encoding carboxy terminal-processing peptidase, with product MQIKEKSLLVFIITFIFGGSFSQCLAYEENLNIARTNPSILNCEEVKNRINTMLELHYQYDQFTEELFSRTMNKMGESLDQNKIYLLQSDIENISHKAKYYLTDLSKNNCNFVFDFYKLFSKRVEERNNTIKKILTNIDKKKETEYFNANKNNWAKSYPELYRTLKSKLKLQYLKEVTAKNNIDIKSKIEKKYLKFEKNLSSLDSDKLFGNFLNSFALALDPHSAHMLPNEHDSFVIHISNKLEGIGAQLIEKEGEIYIKSLVNGGVAQKDGRIKPNDKILAVDPGNGSGFQYLFDVDVDKAVSLIRGKKGSLLKMYLQRPTSKGYEKINVSLLRDEIELKDDKVNSTIIELQNIKIGVIKIPTFYTDIKCKIKLLDTCKGVAYDTEKELIKLNDNGAKGIVIDLRNNGGGDFPESIKLTSLFIPKGTIVQTLDKYHIQKKYNVEQNSWLYKGPLVILVNHLSASASEIFSAAIQDYGRGIIVGDKKTYGKGTIQIVQEIPGTFGRKTDGAVKVTQSKFYRATGKSNQMVGVETNINLPSLQEGFDTGEENQDYALSFDSILPASDFKPLKNNANLINKLNILSEKRISINEKYKSLINKINAFKLGKSTLIPILSSNLKLIEDYLSSKENDENLEEDNKKFVIDKDLQLSESILVMKDIINLPNENWVSYSNAK from the coding sequence ATGCAAATAAAAGAAAAGTCTTTGCTGGTATTTATAATCACATTCATCTTTGGAGGTTCATTCTCCCAGTGCCTAGCTTACGAAGAGAACTTAAATATTGCAAGAACAAATCCATCCATATTAAATTGCGAAGAAGTAAAAAACCGTATTAACACAATGTTAGAATTACATTATCAATACGATCAATTTACCGAAGAGCTATTTTCCAGAACAATGAATAAAATGGGAGAGTCCTTAGATCAAAATAAAATTTACTTACTGCAATCTGATATAGAAAATATCTCGCATAAAGCTAAATATTATTTAACTGATTTAAGCAAAAATAATTGCAATTTTGTTTTTGATTTTTACAAATTATTTTCGAAAAGAGTGGAAGAGAGAAATAATACTATAAAAAAAATTTTAACTAATATTGATAAAAAAAAGGAAACTGAATACTTTAATGCAAATAAAAACAATTGGGCTAAAAGTTATCCCGAGCTATATAGAACTTTAAAAAGCAAATTAAAACTTCAGTACTTAAAAGAAGTAACTGCAAAAAATAATATTGACATTAAAAGTAAAATTGAAAAAAAATATTTAAAATTTGAAAAAAATTTATCGTCACTAGATAGTGATAAATTATTTGGAAATTTTTTAAATAGTTTTGCACTAGCTCTTGATCCTCATTCAGCACACATGCTTCCTAATGAACATGATTCCTTTGTAATTCATATTAGTAATAAATTAGAAGGAATTGGCGCACAATTAATTGAAAAAGAAGGCGAAATTTATATTAAATCCTTAGTCAATGGTGGTGTAGCGCAAAAAGATGGAAGAATTAAACCAAATGATAAAATATTGGCTGTAGATCCTGGTAATGGAAGTGGTTTTCAATACTTATTCGATGTAGATGTTGATAAAGCGGTAAGTTTAATTAGAGGAAAAAAAGGATCCCTACTAAAAATGTATCTACAAAGGCCTACTAGTAAAGGCTATGAAAAAATTAATGTCTCTTTGCTTAGAGACGAAATAGAATTAAAAGACGATAAAGTTAATAGTACAATAATAGAATTACAAAATATAAAAATTGGTGTAATTAAAATTCCAACATTTTATACCGATATAAAATGTAAAATAAAACTTCTTGATACTTGCAAAGGTGTAGCTTATGACACCGAAAAAGAGCTCATTAAGTTAAATGATAATGGGGCAAAAGGAATTGTGATAGATTTAAGAAATAATGGAGGAGGAGATTTTCCGGAAAGTATTAAATTAACTAGTTTGTTTATTCCTAAAGGCACTATTGTGCAAACATTAGATAAATATCATATTCAAAAAAAATATAATGTTGAACAAAACTCTTGGTTATACAAGGGGCCATTAGTAATTCTAGTAAATCACTTAAGCGCTTCAGCATCTGAAATTTTCTCCGCAGCTATTCAAGACTATGGCAGAGGTATTATTGTCGGCGATAAAAAAACTTATGGGAAAGGAACAATCCAAATAGTTCAAGAAATTCCTGGAACTTTTGGGAGAAAAACAGACGGTGCTGTTAAAGTCACTCAAAGTAAATTTTACAGAGCCACTGGAAAAAGTAATCAAATGGTTGGAGTAGAAACAAATATTAATTTACCAAGCCTGCAAGAAGGGTTTGATACTGGAGAAGAAAATCAAGATTATGCTTTATCCTTTGATAGCATTCTCCCTGCAAGTGACTTTAAGCCTCTAAAAAATAATGCAAATTTGATAAATAAATTAAATATTTTAAGTGAAAAAAGAATATCTATAAATGAAAAATATAAATCACTTATAAATAAAATAAATGCTTTTAAATTAGGAAAAAGCACATTGATCCCTATTTTAAGTAGTAATCTAAAATTAATAGAAGATTATCTTAGTTCAAAAGAAAATGATGAAAATTTAGAAGAGGATAATAAAAAATTTGTGATTGATAAAGATCTCCAATTATCAGAAAGTATTCTAGTAATGAAAGATATTATAAATTTGCCAAACGAAAATTGGGTTAGTTACTCTAACGCAAAATAA
- a CDS encoding diacylglycerol kinase family protein produces the protein MLPSIFFIVNPKSRSGRTEKVWDTKILPEVLSVFPNANWSFTNSPLAASFYASYAKNMGYDIVVAVGGDGTINETVNGLLGNILNSELFLTENIEIFGTQQSILSKKNNLTPLLACMPLGTGCDFVKTLGIPNNIKKSLEIILKQNSISCDVGLIEFKQDNIPKQRYFINIGGCGANGQTIEIINNRKNTLFGKKSSFLIAAIKTLLKNKSFPVEICYDNSETITTDLTVLFVCNGKYCGGGMKVSPQASLQNGKFKIVQVNKMNYLKSIFMMNRLYKGNYSGLEYAITEKEVSSVTIKPQFSELIPTECDGELPGYLPATFSIMPNKISIIANIN, from the coding sequence ATGTTGCCAAGTATTTTTTTTATAGTGAACCCTAAATCAAGATCAGGAAGAACAGAAAAAGTTTGGGATACTAAAATTTTACCTGAAGTTTTATCTGTCTTTCCTAATGCAAACTGGAGTTTTACAAATTCTCCATTAGCAGCTTCTTTTTATGCTTCCTATGCAAAAAATATGGGTTATGACATTGTAGTTGCTGTTGGTGGTGACGGCACAATTAATGAAACCGTTAACGGACTTTTAGGGAATATTTTAAATTCAGAATTATTTTTAACAGAAAATATCGAAATTTTTGGAACTCAGCAAAGTATATTAAGTAAAAAAAATAATTTAACTCCTTTACTTGCATGCATGCCTTTAGGTACGGGCTGTGATTTTGTGAAAACCTTAGGAATTCCAAATAATATTAAAAAATCACTAGAAATTATATTAAAACAAAATAGCATAAGTTGTGATGTAGGATTAATAGAATTTAAGCAAGATAATATCCCAAAACAACGATATTTTATTAATATTGGTGGTTGTGGAGCGAATGGGCAAACAATTGAAATCATCAACAACAGAAAAAATACTCTATTTGGAAAGAAAAGTTCATTTTTAATAGCAGCAATAAAAACACTTTTAAAAAACAAATCGTTTCCAGTCGAGATTTGTTACGATAATTCAGAAACAATAACTACTGATCTAACTGTATTGTTTGTCTGTAATGGAAAATATTGTGGAGGAGGAATGAAAGTTTCACCTCAAGCTTCATTGCAAAATGGAAAATTTAAAATAGTTCAAGTTAATAAAATGAATTACTTAAAATCAATTTTTATGATGAATCGATTATACAAAGGAAATTATTCTGGTTTAGAATATGCAATTACTGAAAAAGAAGTATCTTCTGTTACAATTAAACCACAATTCAGTGAATTAATTCCTACTGAATGTGATGGAGAACTGCCTGGTTATTTACCAGCAACATTTTCTATAATGCCAAATAAAATCTCAATAATTGCAAATATAAATTAA
- a CDS encoding Rpn family recombination-promoting nuclease/putative transposase, which produces MIYDKETKLDVLAKLNNESFVNIEIQVQNTYEYEKRCLYYWAKLYEQQLTSGKKYKTLKPAICIHILNFNFFKDKEYFMTKIKPLDTETRKVFSHDFQLYFLEVPKIPDQYYNELDKWMHFFKGASKETVMAMQTPEIEKAFSTLEYISQDPIARAKYEARRKYELDYNTDMDGAKEEGFTKGFQNGKNEGEKLGLAKGKLEIAKNLLANHFSVEMISKITDLSISEIEKLKNS; this is translated from the coding sequence ATGATTTACGATAAAGAAACAAAGCTAGATGTCTTAGCAAAATTAAATAATGAAAGTTTTGTTAACATAGAAATTCAAGTGCAAAATACTTATGAATATGAAAAACGTTGTTTATATTACTGGGCAAAGCTTTATGAACAACAATTAACTAGCGGAAAAAAATATAAAACCTTAAAGCCAGCTATCTGTATTCATATTTTAAATTTTAATTTCTTTAAAGACAAAGAATATTTTATGACTAAAATCAAACCGTTAGATACAGAAACAAGAAAAGTTTTTTCTCACGATTTTCAACTCTACTTTTTAGAAGTTCCCAAAATCCCTGATCAGTATTATAATGAACTGGATAAATGGATGCACTTTTTTAAAGGTGCTTCAAAGGAGACCGTCATGGCTATGCAAACACCTGAAATTGAAAAAGCTTTTTCTACTCTTGAATATATCAGCCAAGATCCCATTGCTAGAGCAAAATACGAAGCAAGAAGAAAATATGAACTGGACTACAACACCGACATGGATGGGGCTAAGGAAGAGGGTTTTACTAAAGGTTTTCAAAATGGAAAAAATGAAGGAGAGAAATTAGGTTTAGCTAAGGGAAAACTTGAAATAGCAAAAAACCTTTTAGCCAATCATTTTTCAGTTGAAATGATCAGTAAAATAACAGATCTATCCATTTCTGAAATAGAGAAACTGAAGAATAGTTAG
- a CDS encoding transcriptional repressor, producing MTTSRRSIDNLPKRSHLHKVFDDYLSKLGLRQTRQRKIILDAVLSSGRHVDAETISNEVKKIDSSIGLATVYRTLKMMTDSKILVERHFSGDRASFEFADQDNEHHDHLICNQCGEIVEFYDEELERYQDIVAKNLGFQLKTHKMELFADCLSFESCKRKNIK from the coding sequence ATGACGACATCCCGAAGATCCATTGATAATTTACCTAAAAGATCACATTTACATAAAGTTTTTGATGATTATCTTAGTAAATTGGGTTTACGCCAAACTCGCCAACGCAAAATAATTCTTGATGCTGTTCTTTCTTCTGGCAGACATGTAGATGCAGAAACTATTTCAAACGAAGTAAAAAAAATTGATAGTTCAATAGGTCTTGCTACTGTTTACCGGACTCTTAAAATGATGACTGATTCTAAAATTCTTGTAGAGCGGCATTTTAGTGGAGATAGAGCTAGCTTTGAATTTGCTGACCAAGATAATGAACACCATGATCATTTAATCTGTAATCAATGTGGTGAAATAGTAGAATTTTATGATGAAGAACTTGAAAGATATCAAGATATTGTTGCTAAAAATCTTGGATTTCAATTGAAAACGCATAAAATGGAACTTTTTGCTGACTGCCTTAGCTTTGAGTCCTGTAAACGGAAAAATATAAAGTAA
- a CDS encoding IS66 family transposase, which produces MEKNLFEKITANDLLKFNSKQLIEFFENQKKYTEKILNSHNEFIQKHNLILEERDSLKKHNKELLDKIVEVEGQLVLLRRRIFREKSERIVKDKNTSEPSDNIKKNSSKKRAKEIKRLPSERYPEAEIIEEHVEFKELPICNCCGSQMRDSGMTEDSEFLTTEPKDYYIIKQKRHKYRCTKCHGDIKTAPTPKKIIPSSVYSDEMIVDVAMTKYCDLIPIERYSSIAGREGFVDLPPNSLIGTTHKLAEYVELAYNKVKEEILSSNVLHADETPHRMLEGDEKKSWYLWGFSNKQSSYFEIRNTRSGDVASEILGKSKCEYLVSDIYSGYVKSTTEVNKKRENKNIPLIKNIYCNAHSRRKFMEAEKFPESKFFIEQYHEIYRLESDGKKDPQLLQKNRNQMKALFEDMKIIGKKLLQGVSAQSTLAIAINYFLKNYEGLTRFIENIELPIDNNHQERQLRSPVIGRKTWYGTHSKQGAKTASIMFTLVESCKLNGINPREYFSMLVKDIHAGKNVFTPKEFNNIDSG; this is translated from the coding sequence ATGGAAAAAAATCTATTCGAAAAAATTACCGCGAATGATCTTTTAAAATTCAATAGCAAACAGCTGATTGAATTCTTTGAAAATCAAAAGAAATATACTGAGAAAATATTAAATTCTCATAATGAATTTATTCAAAAACACAATCTCATTCTTGAAGAACGAGATAGCTTAAAAAAGCATAATAAAGAGTTACTGGATAAAATTGTTGAAGTTGAGGGGCAACTTGTATTACTTAGACGAAGGATATTTAGAGAAAAATCTGAAAGGATTGTAAAAGATAAAAATACTTCGGAACCATCTGATAATATAAAGAAAAACAGCTCAAAAAAACGTGCCAAAGAAATTAAAAGACTTCCATCTGAGCGATATCCTGAAGCAGAAATAATTGAAGAACATGTAGAATTTAAGGAACTGCCTATTTGCAACTGCTGTGGTTCACAAATGCGTGATTCTGGAATGACTGAAGATAGTGAGTTTTTAACAACAGAGCCAAAAGATTACTACATAATAAAACAAAAGCGACATAAATACCGGTGTACCAAATGTCATGGAGATATTAAGACTGCTCCTACTCCTAAAAAAATAATACCAAGTTCAGTTTATAGTGACGAAATGATAGTCGATGTTGCAATGACAAAGTACTGTGATCTCATCCCTATTGAAAGATACAGTTCAATAGCAGGGCGTGAAGGCTTTGTGGATTTACCACCCAATAGTTTAATAGGTACGACACATAAACTAGCCGAATATGTTGAACTGGCATATAATAAAGTAAAGGAAGAAATATTATCTTCAAACGTATTACATGCGGATGAAACCCCTCACCGCATGTTAGAAGGAGATGAAAAAAAGAGCTGGTATTTATGGGGATTTTCCAACAAACAAAGCTCATACTTTGAAATCAGGAATACCAGATCAGGCGATGTCGCTTCTGAGATTCTTGGCAAATCTAAGTGTGAATATTTAGTCAGTGACATTTATTCCGGTTACGTTAAATCAACAACAGAAGTAAATAAAAAGCGAGAGAATAAAAATATTCCATTAATTAAAAATATTTATTGCAATGCGCATAGTCGTCGCAAATTCATGGAAGCTGAAAAATTCCCTGAAAGTAAATTCTTCATTGAACAGTATCATGAAATTTATAGGTTAGAATCAGATGGAAAAAAAGATCCTCAACTACTGCAAAAAAATAGAAATCAAATGAAAGCACTCTTTGAAGACATGAAGATAATAGGAAAAAAATTGTTACAAGGAGTTTCTGCTCAAAGTACACTAGCAATCGCTATAAACTATTTTTTAAAAAACTATGAAGGGCTTACAAGATTTATCGAAAATATTGAATTGCCCATTGATAATAATCACCAAGAAAGACAACTTAGAAGTCCTGTTATAGGAAGAAAAACTTGGTATGGAACTCATTCAAAACAAGGTGCAAAAACAGCATCTATTATGTTTACTCTTGTAGAGTCTTGTAAATTAAATGGAATAAATCCTAGAGAATATTTTTCAATGCTTGTTAAGGATATTCATGCTGGGAAAAACGTCTTTACCCCAAAAGAATTTAATAATATAGACAGCGGATAA
- a CDS encoding PD-(D/E)XK nuclease family transposase, which yields MEFELLDIKNDYVFKRIFGEKDDILIHFLNSVLNYPENEKIISLTYLNTEINKDQEDDKE from the coding sequence ATGGAATTCGAATTGCTTGATATTAAAAATGATTATGTCTTTAAACGTATTTTTGGTGAAAAAGATGATATTTTAATTCACTTTTTAAACAGTGTCTTAAATTATCCGGAAAATGAAAAAATTATTTCCTTAACATATTTAAATACTGAAATTAATAAAGACCAAGAAGACGATAAAGAGTAA